Genomic DNA from Alicyclobacillus fastidiosus:
ATCCGTCGGACACGAATGGACAATTGTATCCTCTGGCCAATGCGGGTACAGTCAACTTCCGTTCGGCGACGGTTGACGGGCAGGCCTTGAACAACAGTGCCAATCAAGTCGTGCCTATGGCACTCGTGTCCGATGACGGACAGGTGCTCATCGCACCGTCTGGTCTCGGCTCCGATGGAGCGTCGTTCTCCACGGTGACGGAGGACACAGAGGTTTCGTCTGTGGGACAAGGTTACACTGGAGAAACCGGAAGAAGCCAGCGAGGTCACGGTGGGTATCATCGGATGCCGACAGCTGGATCGCCTTGGGAACGAGGTGCAGGGTTTGCCACGGGGCAGTTTGGCGGATACGGGCGATAACTTCGACTCTTGATCCCGCTCGCGTCCAGTTATGTACATTTTAGGTTGTAAAATGATCTTATGAAGGAAAAACTACCTCAAACCGCCCTGCTGCGAATAGAGCAGATTCGTAGGGGGCGAGATTGGGGGATTCACGATGGAAGAGAGACCGACGAACGACCACTTCGATGTGGAACCGTCCGATGGCGCAGCATCGAATGCAGAAGAACTGGACGGAAACGAAATCACACAGGAACAAATTCGCGACGTGTATTTCGCCGGTACCAGTGATGGAGTTGTTTATTTGGGCGGCACCGAGATCCGCGACTTGGATGATGAAGAACAACCTGAGTAGTCTTCAAGGGGAATTCGAAGCTAGGTTCGTATCATAAACCCGTGGAGAAACTCGAATCAAATGTCTTTCCTGCGGCTTTGTCGTCGCCATTTCTTCGAGTGAATCTTCAAGCCCTCACCTTGTCTGCCACACGATTTGTGTGGCAGACTTTTTTTTGTTGAATGATCGCATGGTTTCATCAGCTTGAAGACCCGTGCGTCTGATTGGAACAGGAGGTGGCGTGCATGCTGAACAACTCACTGACTCGTATACTACAGATCCGCTACCCTATCATCCAAGGAGGGTTGGCTTACGTCGCAAATGGCAAGCTGGCGGCGGCTGTTTCAAACGCGGGCGGCCTTGGGCAGGTAGGTGCCGCGGGCAGGACCCCGGAGGCGTTTCGCGAGCAGATTCGCGTGGCGAAGTCCCTGACGGATCAGCCGTTTGGCGTGAATATCCCCGTCAGTCGCCACACGGATAATTCCCCGTACGTGCAAGTTGCATTGGAAGAGGCTGCAAATATTGTCTCAGTCAGTCTCTCGGCGGGCGATCCGCGCCCGTTTGTGCCAAGTTTGAAAGCTGCTGGACTCAAAGTGTTATTGGTCGTGGCCACCGTTCGCCAGGCGGTCCGGGCACAAGAGGTGGGCGCGGATGTACTCATTTGCGAAGGGTTTGAGGCAGGGGGACATGACAGCCCGTTGGAAAACACGGTCTTTACGCTTGTGCCTCAGGTGGTGCAGATAGCCGAGGTGCCGGTCGTTGCAGCAGGTGGAGTCGCGAGTGGCAGGCAAGTCGCAGCGGCGTTCATGCTGGGGGCAGAGGGCGTGCAAATGGGGACGCGCTTTGTGGCGACTGCGGAATGTGAAGCTCATCCGCGCTATAAGGATTTACTCGTCCAGGCTGGCGACGATGGTACAGTGGTCCTGGAGCGTACGCTTGGCGTGAGCACGCGCGTCCTGAAGAACGATTACGCTGCGGCGGCATTGGACGTGGAGCGAGCGGATCCCTCTGGTCTCAAGCTCCGTCCGTTGATGACTGGCGAGAGAAATCGGTTGGCCGCAATCGACGGGCGAACGGATGAAGGTTACTTGTATGCGGGGCAGAGTGTCGGACTCATTTCCTCGGTCGTACCAGCGGGAGAGGCGATTGAGCAAATCGTCGAGGAAACGCGCAGGGCTCTCGGGAACACAAGCCAATACCAGGCCTGGCTTTAGGCGAAGGACAGACTCATTGGCCATCGGAGGCAGATGTATTCGTGATGCGCGGACACGTCCTGGTGGTTTCGATTGACATTCGTTTGTGGTATACTGAAAATGGTAAACTGATTGTGATTTTGCCTGCGACTCTCGTCTTTAGGGGAGTCGCTTCCTTTATCATGTTACACAACGTACTCCTGGAGTTCCTCGCTTCGCGACCCTGAGATGGTAAGGAGATGTAGTGCATGTTTGGTAAACGCAACGACGAAGTGGTTCCAAACGTCGAAACTCCGGTATGGTCCTGTACCAACGACACGTGCAACGTCTGGATGCGTCAAAACTTTTCTTTTGATGCTGAGCCCCGCTGCCCAGTTTGTCAGTCGCCGATGACCCAAGATGTCCGCGAATTGCCAGAAATCTAAGATGAGCCTCACTGCGCGCGCCCCTATTGTACGTCGTTCGCGCGATACCTGACGCCTCGGGTTGCTGAGGCGTCTTGTTCGCGTTACGAGTTGCTCGTTCGACGCTCGCCCACTTCAGGACTACTAAACAGGCTCACCACGCCTGAGAGCAACAGCAGGATACCCGAAGGAAGGTACGAGAACGTCACAAAAATAAAGCCGAGGACTGCAGCGGCAATCATGATGACGCCACTGAGTTTCGGGATGCGACGGGCCGTCAATGTGGCAATGACACTCACTGCGGAGACGACGAGCATACCGATGGTGTGATAGTTGACACCAGGATAGTTCCCGTAGTGTTCCGCCATCTTAATCAAGCTTTCGACAACTCCGATCAGACCGGCCACCAGGCCAAGTAGGAGCGGGATCATAGAGGGGTACTCCTTCCAAAGTTCCATGAAGTCACTTCTTAGTTTAGCGATTCAGGATAGCAAATACAAAGGCTAGACATATTCTCGGCGAACGCGTCGCGGAAAATACCAACCTTATCAAGGGAACGCGATGTGGCCGATAGGGTCTTCGCGCGGTACGGGGGATTTCAAAGCGCGATACGTGCCATTGGATAGTCGGCGACGATAGAGGCAGGGCTTCTGGCCTTGGATCGATCTCGCCGTTGGAGGCGTCGGACGTAGAAAGAGGCCATCCCCAGCCATCGACGATGACTTTGGGACGGCCCCTTTACTGGCGAATTAGTATTTTACAACGTTTGCTGCCTGTGGGCCCTTTGGTCCTTCGACGATGTCAAAAGACACGCGTTGACCTTCGTCGAGCGATTTGAAACCGTTGCCTTGGATTGCGCTGAAGTGTACGAATACGTCGTCGCCGCCCTCGACTTGGATAAAGCCAAAGCCTTTTTCCGAATTAAACCACTTTACGATACCTTCCTGCATACCTATACCTCCATGGTGCGTGCGCACTTACAAATTCATTTGCAAACAGAGCCGCTCGAGTACTGACCCATTAGAGGCCAGACCGCGCGGCTCATGCATTATCAGTATGATAACATGCAAATGGGTATTGGCATCATCGTACACGACCGATACATGCAAGTCAAACATATTTGTCAAAACTATCTGTAGTTTCTATATTTCATGGTTCCGAGGAATATTCCGTCTACCATAACGATCGGGAACACAAATATTGCGTATCAATGAAAAATAATACGTAATAATACGTGCATCTGGATGGATTGGCGTGTATAATTTGGATGCAAGAACTTATGGGGGTGAATCGGTTCTGGAGTACACGAAGAGGCAGTCCGATATCCTGAAGTTGGTTCAGGAACGTGGGCCGATTACTGGCGATCAAATCGCCGATGCTCTGGGGGTCTCAAAGCTCACCCTTCGCTCGGACTTATCCGTCTTGACGATGACGGGGAGGCTGCGAGCTCGGCCGCGTGTTGGATATACGTACAACGAATCACACGAAGCGGAGTCGCGGCTGTCGGTACTGCACGAGCTCATGGTATCCGACTTTTTAGCAGTACCTGTGTCGGTGAGCGAGTCGTGTTCGGTGTACGATGCGGCCGTGACGATGTTTTTGGAAGACGTTGGAACGCTGTGCGTGGTCGACAATGCACATCTCGTTGGGGTGTTGTCGCGCAAAGATCTCCTCAAGGTGACACTCGGCGGTTCCGATACCAAATCTTTGCCGGTGACGTTGGCGATGACCAGAGTGCCGCATGTCGTCACGGTTTCGCCCGAGTCCTCCCTGTATGATGCCGCGTTGCTGATGGTTCGCCACGAGGTCGACGCGTTGCCCGTCATCAAGGTCAGCGACTCGCCGGAGCGGGGCACGGAGGTCATAGGTCGGATTTCGAAGACCACCATTACGCGAGCGTTTGTGGAGTTGGGCCAAAAGTTCAGCGTATAGAGCGGATAGAAGGAGGCACTGCGGGTGAGTGGTGTGCAACCCACGGTCTACATTGTATCAGATGCGATTGGAGAAACGGCCGAATTTGTGGCGAGGGCGGCTGCGAGTCAGTTCGACGAGTCACACGTCACGTACCGAAAGTATGCGGGTGTCAAGGACACGCAGACCATCGAGCGCATCGTGTTGCGCGCCAAAGAGGAAGGGGCGTTCATCGCGTTCACCTTTGTGATACGTCCCTTGCGAGATGCACTTCTCGCCGATGCGGCAGAGCACGAGGTGGCCGTCGTCGACATCATGGGCCCCATGTTGAACGCGTTCGAGCGCCTTCTGGGGCAAGTTCCGATTGGCCGACCGGGTGTCGTCCATCAGCTCGACGCCGATTATTACCGCCGCGTCGAGGCCGTAGAGTTTGCGGTGAAGTATGACGACGGGCGGGATCCCCGCGGACTTTCTCGCGCCGACGTCATTCTCATCGGCGTTTCCCGGACCTCGAAAACGCCGCTTAGCATGTACTTGGCACACAAGCAGTTGCGCGTGGCGAATGTGCCTCTGGTGCCCGAGGTGACACCGCCGCCCTTTCTGTTTGAAGCCGGCGGCCGGGGCAAAGTCATCGGCTTGACCATCCGCCCTGAGAATCTTCATGTCATCCGCAAACAGCGATTGCAGGCACTAGGTCTCGTCAGTCAAGCAAATTATGCGAGTGATGAGCGAATCTTGGAGGAGCTTGCGTACGCTGCCGACGTCATGAAGCGAATCGGGTGCCCGGTCATCGACGTGACCGATAGGGCCGTTGAGGAGACTGCCAGCGTCATTCAAAATTATTTGCCAATCGAGGAGGATCATTGGATATGAGCAAATGGGTCTATTTGTTTGACGAAGTGACGGAGCCCGACAAAATGCTGTTAGGTGGAAAAGGGGCGAACTTAGCGGACATGACGAACCACGGTCTGCCCGTGCCCCCTGGGTTTACCATCACCACGCAGGCCTGTCATACCTTCTCGGACGCTGGAGACTCGTTGACGTCAGAGATGCGAGCGCAAATCGAGTCGGCCATCGGCGAGATCGAACGGCGGACCGGCAAGGGGTTCGGAGACGCCGAGAGGCCCTTGCTGGTGTCGGTTCGCAGCGGCGCTCCGATCTCGATGCCGGGCATGATGGACACCGTGCTCAACCTGGGCCTGAATCACGACACCGTGGAAGGTTTGGTGCGCGTTACGAATAACCCTCGCTTCGCGTATGATAGTTTTCGCAGATTTATCCAAATGTTCGGTGATGTTGTGTTGGGGATACCCCACCATCAATTCGAACACACTCTCCAGGCAATCAAGCGCCACCACGGCGTGACAGAGGATCAACAGGCGACGGCGGAGATCTGGAGGCAAGTCGTGGACGAGTATTTGGCGCTCGTCGAACGCGAGAGCGGCGGGCCATTCCCGATGGATCCTCGCACTCAGCTCGAGATGGCTATAGGTTCAGTGTTTCGCTCCTGGAGAAACGCGCGGGCCATCGTCTATCGCCGGGTTCACCACATCCCGGACACCTTGGGGACGGCCGTGAATGTCCAGTCGATGGTGTTTGGAAACATGGGGGACGACTCCGGAACTGGGGTCGCGTTTACCCGCAATCCGTCTACAGGCGAGAACGAGCTGTTTGGCGAGTACCTGATCAACGCGCAGGGTGAGGATGTCGTCGCAGGCATTCGCACGCCGTCCAAGATCCACACTTTGCAACAGGAGATGCCTGATATTTACGAATCGTTCGTGGGTGTCTGCCGGCGGCTTGAGAGCCGCTACAAAGACGTTCAGGATATCGAGTTCACCATCGAATCGGGCCGGTTGTATTTGCTGCAGACGCGGTCGGCCAAACGCAGCGCGCAAGCGGCTGTGAAAATCGCGGTCGATCTCGTCCGTGAGGGCGTGATCGACAAAATGACAGCGATTGGACGCGTCAGCGCGGAACAAATCGATCAGCTTCTGCATCCGAGTATCGATGAAAGCACGCCGCAGGAGGTACTTGGTACCGGACTGCCGGCTTCACCTGGTGCCGCGAGCGGACAGGTGGTGTTCGATGCAGACCTCGCCGAAGAGCTCGGGCGAGCTGGCACCAAGGTGATCCTGGTGCGCACGGAGACGACGCCGGAAGACATTCACGGCATCGTCATGGCCCAAGGGATCCTCACAAGTCGCGGTGGGATGACCAGTCACGCGGCGGTGGTTGCCCGGGGAATGGGCAAACCGTGCGTATGTGGATGCGATGATTTGGCCATCGATGAAGCGTCAGGCACTTGCAGACTTGGCGGACAGACCATCTCGCAAGGCGATATTCTGTCCATCGACGGAGGCTCTGGGCGCATCCTCAAGGGAGAAATCAAGCTTGTCACACCGGATATGTCGGAAGAGTTCGAATGCCTGATGAAGTGGGCGGACGATGTGCGCCGCCTTGGCGTGCGGGCCAATGCGGACACGCCGGACGACGCTGCCAAAGCCCGGTCCTTTGGGGCGGAGGGCATCGGATTGTGTCGGACGGAGCACATGTTTATGGACGCCGATAGGTTGCCGGTGGTGCAGCAGATGATCCTCGCATCGACGAAAGAGGAACGGGCTGCAGCACTCGAGCGCTTGTTGCCGATGCAACGCGACGACTTTTACGGCATTCTGCAGGCGATGGACGGCTTTCCTGTCACCATTCGCCTCTTAGACCCACCGCTGCACGAGTTTCTTCCCAACATGGAGGAACTCATTGCCAAGCAAGCTGAGTTGAAGGCGACATTGATGTATGCACCGAGTGAGGATGCTAAGCAGGCGCTCAATGACGTCACCGTTTTACTCTCAAAAGTGCGTGGTTTGCACGAGATGAATCCGATGCTTGGACATCGCGGCTGTCGACTTGGATTGACCATGCCGGAAGTATACGAGATGCAGACGCGCGCCATTTTTGAGGCGACTGTAGCCCTCATCCAACAGGGTCGCAATCCCCGACCCGAGATCATGATCCCGCTGGTCGGACATGTCGAGGAGTTGCGTCGCATGCGGGAATTAGTGGAGCGTGTTGGGCTCGACGTCGCACAGGAAGCTGCTGTCGAGCTGGCGGTGCCGATTGGGACGATGATCGAGGTGCCGCGAGCCGCCCTGACTGCGGATGAGATTGCGCCTACTGCGGATTTCTTCTCGTTTGGGACGAACGACCTCACGCAGACGACATTCGGTTACTCTCGCGACGACGCCGAAGGCAAGTTCCTGCAATGGTACGTACAGGAAAACGTGTTGCCGCAGAATCCGTTCGCTTCGTTAGATCGGGACGGTGTGGGTCAACTCGTCGAGATCGCAGGGCGCAAGGGGCGCAGTCGAAAAGTATCGTTGAAACTGGGGGTCTGCGGCGAGCACGGGGGCGACCCGGACAGTATCGCCTTCTTTCACAACGTGGGGTTGAACTACGTGAGTTGTTCACCGTACCGCGTGCCTGTGGCAAGACTGTCTGCAGCACAGGCGGTGTTATCTCTGTAGGGTTCAACAGCTGTGGTGCACCAACCATGTCATTCGCCCATACGATGCAGCAGGTAGTAGTCAACCAGAAGAAGAGGGGCGGATGGCATGCTCACTGCAGCGCACTGGGTGTACTTGGCAGTTGTCGTTCTCGTCATTGTCGGCATGGCACTTCGACGAGGCGTCATCCCACTTTGTATCATCGGCACAGTAGTCATGGGGTGGGTCTATTCTCACAACTTTATCACCGGTTTAAAGGTGCTATTTAACGCCACCATCGCTTCAGCAACGACGCTGTTGGGGATCATCCTCATCATCGGTATCATGATTTCATTGCTTCGGTTACTGGAATCCATCGGTGCTGATCAACTGTTTTTGCGGCCGGTTCAGAACTTGTTTCGAGGGCCTACATCGGCGTTTTGGGGAACCGGCCTTGTAAAAGGGATGATTGCTGCCTTTGTGTGGCCCACCCCCTCGACTACGAGGGGGGCAAAAATCACCACGCACGTAGTTCAACCTTCATCGATCCGTCTGGAAAAATCCAGGCGGCTTCGACCATTGTGCGAATAAGCTCTCGTCGTTCTTGGGGTGTGGCCACATCCCAGGCCAGCTTGAGATTGACAAACTCCGCGAGATGAACCGATACCGGTTGCACCGCGTGAGTATTCAACTGCGACTTCAGTTGGTTCACCGTTTGTGAGATGTCATGTAGTCGGTCGTGAAGGTCCTGTGCCGAAATCAGATCCCGTTCGTAGGCGTCCATCCATTTGCGGCGACGCGCCTTCATCAGGTTGAGCTGCGTCTCGATTTGCTTCTGGTCATTTCGTTCTCGCACTTGTAGCGGATGGAAATGACTCTTCAGCGCCGCGTGTACCACACGGTCCAACTCGCCAATCAGCGCCCCTTCGATGACGTCTTGTTTCCACATCTTCATGTCACACGTTCGCGCATGCCGACGCGTATTGCACATATACCCGTGATAGGGTGTGATGCGGCCGGACTTACCTGCGCGCTCCGTTCTTCCCACCATCGGCCCGCCACAGTTTCCACAGCGGAGGATACCCACGAGCGGATGTACTCCAGTCCCCGTTCGCGGACCCACCGTTCGCCGTTGTGCCATCAGCTCTTGAGCACGACGCCATTCGTATTCCTCGATGATTGGTTCGTGGTCGCTTTTGGCGACGACTGGTTGACGGTTAACCATCTTATTGCGCGGTTGGTTTCCATAGCGAACATATCCGCAGTACACAGGGTTTTTCAGAATGGCGTTGACGACCTTTGTCGACCAGTGGTCGGCTCCACGAGGTCGCGGAACGCGATGGTTGGGGTCATTGAGGTATTTGGCCAGTCTAGACGTTCCGTCGCCAGCGAGATAGCGGTCAAAGATGAGGCGAATGACCGGGGCCTCGACTGGATTGATGGAGAGGATGCTGTCATGGAGGTCGTACCCGTACGGAGGTGTGTGTCCAAAGTATCTGCCTTGGCGGACCATTTCCGCTTGTCCGACCCGCACGCGTTCGCCTAAGTTCTCACGTTCCCACTGTGCGAGCGCCGCAATGATGGTGATGAACAATCGTCCCATGGCCGTCGTGGTGTCAAACACTTCGGTTGCCGACTTAAAACCCACTCCATGTCTGTCGAAGATCTGAAGGAGCTGATGTAGGTCGGTTACGTTGCGCGTCAGCCGATCTAGCCGGTAGACCAATACGACATCGATGATGCCGGCTTGTACGTCGGCCAACATGCGCTCTAGCTGGGGGCGGTGCACGTTTTTGGCTGAGAACCCTTCATCCGTGTACACGCCGACAATCGACCATCCCTGTGAATCGCAATAGGCGCTAAGTCGATGGAGCTGTGCGTCGAGAGAAAATCCTTCTTCAGCTTGCAGGTCCGTCGAGACGCGCGTGTAAATGGCTGTCCGCATCGTCGCCACCTCTAACGTGAGGGCGTCCAGAGACGTCCTGGAATCAAATCACTTTTCTTCATATCGTACAGTTTCGGTGCTCGAATCATGATTCCAACTGGGGGCTCTTTGCTCGTGTAATCCTCATCTGGCAAGCAGACAATCCCCGCCCGCATAAGCGTGAATGGGGGGGGAGGTATGAAACCACAACCGATCACCGTTGAAGTGCAGGGCGAGTTTACGGAGGACCACGCCAAAGCCGCTTTGCTCATGCTCCAGAAGATCTGGGATCGCGTCGCCAGGGAACAGGGAAAGCGCCTTGTCGTCGTACACGAGGAGGGTGAGAGCAACTACCGTAACTTCCGTGCAAGTGACGATGGCGGATAAGTGGTCGCTTGCGAATCTGCGCATGCGTTTGTGCCCATATCTCTGCTCACGATGCAGACGTCCGGAATATATATACAGGTAAGGACTGACCTTGACGACCATCGTGCAGGGGGAATCGGGATGCGCCGGCCAATTGCCGTACTTCGTGGCACCTTCGTCAATGACTTGTTTTTGATCCCGCTGACGGTCAACGGTCGGAAGGTGCGCCATATCGTTGTCGATACGGGAGCGTCCACGCTGATCTTTAACGGAAAAGTAGCCCGTCAACTGAGATTGCCCAACCTAGGCGCCGTAGGTGTGGCTGGTGTCGGAGGCACGGCCAACGCTTTCCGTTCGAAATGCGATGTGAAATTTTCATCTAAGTTGTTCCGGAATGTACCTTGCGTAGTGATTCAACATTTTTCGAAACCAGGATTATTAGGACTGAAATTCTTTCGCGATCACCACCTCGCACTCGCCCTGAATCCGTCCACCGAAACGTTGAAAATTTACGCTATGAAGCCGAACGGGAAAGCGAGTCGTGCAACATGAAGCATAGATGGGGATAATTGAAGTACGTTTGCGAAATATTACTTACCCCGGGGATGTTTCAAAGGTAACCGCGTCTGCATGGTGATGACCAGGCGCGGTTTTTCTGTGTTCGCAACAAGCGCACCCTGTATCATTGTCTGGCGTGTGCGCGCACAATGAAATTGCAAACGGACGGCTACCCTACGACATACATAAGTGCACTTGCTATTGGTCAAAATGAATTTGGCGATTTCTTTAACAACAGGAGGAGCGCAAATGAACTGGCTCAGAATGATTATTCGGTTTGTCGTATCCGCATTGGTGTACCAGTTTGTGGCATTCTTAGTGCCCGGATTTCGCATCGCCAATTTCGGGTCAGCCATCATCGCAGCAATCGTCGTTGCGCTGATCGGATGGGCTGTGGAAGCATTATTTGGGCGTACGCGAATGAGTCGCTTCGGACACGGGATTATCGGCTTTGTCGTTAGTGTGGTGATCCTGTATGTCGCTCAGTGGATCGTTCCGGGAATGTCTGTGACGGTACTTGGGGCTATCATCGCATCACTCGTCATCGGAATTATCGACATGATTCTACCGGTGGAGAAACCAGGTGTTTCGTCTAATCGGGACTAGTTGTGTGCGATGACGACACGTCCCTAGCCGCGCTTGCAATGAGCAGGCGCGGCTTTGTCATGCCATCCGCGTGGTAGTCATCGTCTGTATTTTGCATCCTGGCAGCACAATGATGGTCGGGCCGATGTTGACGCCGATTGCCGTTCGGGCGGGACTTCCGATCATTGGCGTCGCGATGGCTATGAACTTGTTTGGTCACGGAATTGCATTGTCTGGTGACTTCGTCATCCAGGGCGCTCCCAAACTCACGAGCTCAGCTGCTGGGGTCACGGTAGGTCAAATCATTCACGCCAGCATTCCACTCGTGATTACAACAGGTGTCATCGCGACGGTATTGGCATTCGTCAACCTTCGCCGCGACATCAGCAAAGGGGTTCTGTCGACACCGCCAACGATGGAACTCAAAGAGGCCATCAAGGCGTCGCCGGCGGCAAAAATTGCAGCAGTGCTGGTCCCACTCGTGTTCGTCGGGACCATCGTGACCACCATCACGATGGGACTCAAAGGCGACGATGCCACGGCGTTGATTGGCGGTGTGAGCCTTTTGTTGTTCGTGGTCATCGCATTTTTAGAACATCGCCAAAGGGCGCATGTAGTGGTCATGAAACACGTACAAGACGGGTTCACCTTTTCCATGAAAATATTCGCTCCGGTTATTCCTATCGCTGGATTCTTTTTTATGGGCTCACCTGACGTCGCTCCTCAAATTCTTGGCAAAGGTGCACCAGGATATTTGTTCGATCTCGGCAAAGCCCTCGCAGCCCACGTTCCATTGTCCACGGTCACGGTCGCCATCATTGTGGTCTTAGTGGGCATCATCGCAGGGCTGGACGGGTCGGGCTTTTCTGGGCTGGTGCTCGTCGGAACGCTCGCTCAGGCGCTTGGGACCCCTGTTGGTGCCAACATCGCGGTGCTCGCCGCACTTGGGCAAATGGGGTCGGTCTGGAGCGGAGGAGGCACCCTCGTTCCATGGGGCGTGCTCGACGTGGCCGGCGTCACGGGTGTCAATCCCGAGGAGCTCACGAGACGGAATTTTCTACCCGTGATTTGCGGCCTCGCCGGTGCAACGGTCGTAGCCATCTTCATGATGTGATCGAGGTACCGCCTTCCGTTTCTTTTCACCGCAGCGGAGACGCTGTTCAGGGCTGTTTCAAAGTCAGCGATCACGACTTTGGAACAGCCCTTTATGTGTAGAACTTTGCACCAGGATAGATCGAATGCCAGGGCAGAAAATACAGGGGACGTCACAAAAGCCGTCGCGGGGGAGGGAAGCGCATGGTTGACCTCGGGCAGGTCAAAGAGCAGTTGACACACGTGTTGGATCCTGAAATCGGGATCAACGTCGTGGATCTTGGCTTAATTTACGACATTTCTGAACCGAGAGATGGGCAAGTGAACATCAAAATGACGTTGACGACGCCAGATTGCCCACTTCACGAGGGATTCTTGGATGCCGTTGAGGGCGCCGTGGCACCCGTGAACGGTGTGGAGTACGTCAAAGTCGATGTCGTATTCGATCCGCCTTGGACGCCGGATCGGATGAATCAGGACGTGCGTAAGCAGCTTGGCATTCAGTGAGGTGCGCGACCGTCATTTTTGGGAGGGAAACTAGATGGACGTAAATGTGAAATGTAGTGTGTCCAACTGCTACTTCTGGAAAGACGACAACAATTGCAGTGCGCCAGCCATCATGGTGACCGTGGACGGAAATGCACGAGCCAACTTCAACGAAGAAATCGCTGATGAAATCATGGTGGACTTGGAGAATACGCACCAGGCACCGTCCTCGGCCAATACCTGCTGTCATACGTTTCGTCAAGCGTAGGCGTTCGTCTTGCGCCGAAGGCCCCGTTCTTGGAACGGGGCCTTTGTTGGTGCACTTTGCGGCAGCATCTGCGCAAGTCGCTCGGCTATGCGGAGCATTCGGATGCGCCGACGCCCTACAAGCGGCAACAGTCCAACCGTGCGCACCCGCGAGGTCC
This window encodes:
- a CDS encoding phage holin family protein; the protein is MNWLRMIIRFVVSALVYQFVAFLVPGFRIANFGSAIIAAIVVALIGWAVEALFGRTRMSRFGHGIIGFVVSVVILYVAQWIVPGMSVTVLGAIIASLVIGIIDMILPVEKPGVSSNRD
- a CDS encoding DUF1540 domain-containing protein, encoding MDVNVKCSVSNCYFWKDDNNCSAPAIMVTVDGNARANFNEEIADEIMVDLENTHQAPSSANTCCHTFRQA
- a CDS encoding metal-sulfur cluster assembly factor; protein product: MVDLGQVKEQLTHVLDPEIGINVVDLGLIYDISEPRDGQVNIKMTLTTPDCPLHEGFLDAVEGAVAPVNGVEYVKVDVVFDPPWTPDRMNQDVRKQLGIQ